TTTTTGTTGACGAGTATTGCCAAAAGCTGAAATATTAGACCTCGTAGCCTGAGTTTGGTTAATTAACCACAGATGTAACACAGATAAACACAGATGCACACAGATTAAATAACCAATTTATGCAAAAACTCTATTAGGCATTTATTGAAAACGTGCCAGCCAATCTCCTTGCTCATAAATATATAAATTATCTGTGGAAGATATAAGCAATGCCAGCCATTTCAGCCAACAACGCCGTCGATGCTGGCTTTATAATGTTGAACAAATACCATATAAAATAGCTTGGGAATGGCAGCGATCGCTTGTTGCTGAACGAATCAGCAATTCTCACCTTGATGATGCCCTAATCTTATTAGAACACCCGCCCGTTTATACACTCGGACAAGGCGCTAGTCTCAACTTTATAAAATTTGACCTCAATCACACTAAGCCGGAAGTACATCGCATTGAGCGAGGTGGTGAGGTAACATATCATTGTCCTGGTCAGTTGGTAGGATACCCAATTTTAAACCTGCGATATTATCAACAAGATTTACATTGGTATCTGCGACAGTTAGAAGAAGTGTTAATTCGGGTACTCTTAGTTTATGGATTAAAAGGTGAGCGGATAACTGGTATGACAGGGGTATGGGTAGAAGACCGCAAAGTTGCTGCCATTGGTATTAAGGTGAGTAAATGGATTACTATGCACGGTTTTGCCTTAAATATTTGCCCTGACTTAAGCGGTTTTGAGCAGATTATACCCTGCGGTATTGTGGATAAAACGGTTGGTAGTCTGGAACAGTTGATCCCAGGAATTGACTTTAATCAGGTTCGTCAGCAGGTAGCAGTAGCTTTTGCTGAGGTGTTTAATGTTGAATTGGTGGGAATCAATTAACAATAAACAATTATCAATTACTAATTACTGTTGAACGATGAATCCAGAACCTGAAATTCGCCGCCTATTAGATGTTATGCCTGCTTCTGGTCGAATGCTGACTAAAATCGTCAGTAGACCACAGCAATCTCAGGTAACTGATACACCTTTTCCCCTACCTTGGTCTCAAGAAAGACCGATTTTTATTAATTTTGATTTGTGGCGACTTTTATCTAAGCCACAGCGCGATTTATTGATTTTAAGTAAGATTAGCTGGCTAACGCAGATCAAATGGTTTAAGCCAGATTTATATCAAGGTATTGTAGTGGCGGGAATTTTGGGAGGTGTGGTTGAGTTTGTGCAAGCAGATGCAGTAGGAGTAATAGTTGCTACAGGATTAGGTGCGATCGCAGGAACTCAAATTTGGCGTAATAGCCGTAGTACTCAAACTTTGCTAGACGCAGATCAAGCAGCACTGAAAATAGCACAACGACGCGGTTATACTGAAACCGAAGCAGCACAACACTTGTTATCTGGTATTGAAACGATAGCGAGAATTGAAGGTCGTTCTAATCTAGATTTTACCGAATTAATTCGCACTCAAAACTTGAGAGCGATCGCGGGTTTGTCCCCTGTGGGTGTTCCCGAACAAGTCAAGCAAGAATAATTCCATAGTAAAAATTTATTTTGCTTGACTTTAGATAACTTTTTTGGGGATATATTTCACAATTGCTATAAGTTAAAATTATTTGGCACTTTGTTAATTAATTATAAAATTGATAGTTACAAGTA
The sequence above is a segment of the Oculatellaceae cyanobacterium genome. Coding sequences within it:
- a CDS encoding DUF3318 domain-containing protein; protein product: MNPEPEIRRLLDVMPASGRMLTKIVSRPQQSQVTDTPFPLPWSQERPIFINFDLWRLLSKPQRDLLILSKISWLTQIKWFKPDLYQGIVVAGILGGVVEFVQADAVGVIVATGLGAIAGTQIWRNSRSTQTLLDADQAALKIAQRRGYTETEAAQHLLSGIETIARIEGRSNLDFTELIRTQNLRAIAGLSPVGVPEQVKQE
- the lipB gene encoding lipoyl(octanoyl) transferase LipB codes for the protein MEDISNASHFSQQRRRCWLYNVEQIPYKIAWEWQRSLVAERISNSHLDDALILLEHPPVYTLGQGASLNFIKFDLNHTKPEVHRIERGGEVTYHCPGQLVGYPILNLRYYQQDLHWYLRQLEEVLIRVLLVYGLKGERITGMTGVWVEDRKVAAIGIKVSKWITMHGFALNICPDLSGFEQIIPCGIVDKTVGSLEQLIPGIDFNQVRQQVAVAFAEVFNVELVGIN